One window from the genome of Bacillus weihaiensis encodes:
- a CDS encoding DUF4179 domain-containing protein — translation MFNPEEEKLIEWKNKYDELDIPMDKIDQALIEGFQRATQTPEKQLVKRNRKTWIWSSVAAAILFISLLTSIRVSPTFASYLSHVPGMDKLVELIQDDKGLQSAFEHDYAQHIGAIDQQGDLKLTVESVIKDTEGMFIFYSIQTSNDLEMKDIDIRKVKLTTKNGDEIEYDSLSYGNPSEGNMDLIEYYLRNPISEEEFVLDVEAMISGEKVTFNVPFTAKNQVVKPVIFQPNETVMIENQKITVKEVTITPLRVAIHLKMDESNTKRLLSFEDIRLVDENGEEWSKISNGITSSNISKDEVILYSQSNYFKEPKSLSIVFNKIQAIDKDHDYVLVDTAQKKIIEQPKGDLLSNVELVGRDLWFTLNTKEEFHFSIFGEATDANGELIEGTGGMMEGHEGGYHRIGIHLKDRQHVNPIKIDLNFYPSWIEGEARVELK, via the coding sequence GTGTTTAATCCAGAGGAAGAAAAATTGATAGAATGGAAAAACAAATATGATGAGCTAGATATACCAATGGATAAAATTGATCAAGCTTTGATAGAAGGTTTTCAAAGGGCTACTCAGACACCTGAAAAGCAACTTGTAAAACGTAATAGAAAAACCTGGATATGGTCTAGTGTAGCTGCAGCCATTCTTTTCATAAGTCTATTAACTAGCATTCGTGTTTCTCCAACCTTCGCGAGCTATCTTTCCCATGTTCCTGGTATGGATAAGCTTGTTGAGCTCATTCAGGATGATAAAGGACTTCAATCTGCATTTGAACATGATTATGCACAGCATATTGGAGCGATTGATCAACAAGGAGATCTAAAGCTAACAGTAGAATCAGTGATAAAGGATACGGAAGGAATGTTTATTTTTTATTCCATTCAAACTAGTAATGATTTGGAAATGAAGGACATTGATATCAGGAAAGTAAAGCTTACGACTAAGAATGGAGATGAAATTGAGTACGATTCGTTATCCTATGGAAATCCTTCAGAGGGTAATATGGATTTAATTGAGTATTACTTAAGAAATCCGATTAGCGAAGAAGAATTTGTTTTAGATGTAGAAGCTATGATAAGCGGAGAAAAAGTTACATTTAATGTTCCCTTTACGGCGAAAAATCAAGTTGTAAAGCCAGTAATATTCCAACCAAATGAGACAGTCATGATCGAAAATCAAAAAATCACAGTAAAAGAAGTAACAATAACCCCGTTGCGAGTGGCCATTCATCTTAAGATGGATGAGAGTAACACGAAGCGACTTTTAAGCTTTGAGGATATTCGATTAGTAGACGAAAATGGAGAAGAATGGTCAAAGATTTCAAATGGGATTACTTCCTCAAATATTAGCAAGGATGAAGTGATACTTTATAGTCAGAGTAATTATTTTAAGGAACCTAAATCATTATCAATCGTCTTTAATAAAATTCAAGCTATTGATAAAGATCATGATTATGTCTTAGTGGATACCGCTCAAAAGAAAATTATCGAGCAGCCAAAAGGGGATTTATTATCAAACGTAGAGCTTGTAGGACGAGACTTATGGTTTACACTGAATACAAAAGAAGAATTTCATTTCAGTATTTTTGGAGAGGCTACAGATGCGAATGGTGAATTAATAGAAGGGACAGGTGGAATGATGGAAGGGCATGAAGGTGGATACCATAGGATTGGAATACACTTAAAAGATAGACAGCATGTAAACCCAATAAAAATAGATTTGAATTTTTATCCTTCTTGGATTGAAGGGGAGGCTCGAGTTGAGTTGAAGTAA
- a CDS encoding sigma-70 family RNA polymerase sigma factor, which translates to MDIDIVKRAINGENDAFLDIIHSYKVDLYKTAYAYLKNEDQALEAIQEVTFRAYQEIGKLREPAYVKTWIIRMMMNYCVDILKKNRRLVASDEFLDWQGELDDYSFLEIEEAMGRINENERQLLLLKYFHDLKIKDIALMLQVPEGTVKTRLYKSLKSLRSQIEVKGEWKSV; encoded by the coding sequence ATGGATATAGATATAGTGAAAAGAGCAATTAATGGGGAGAATGATGCGTTCCTAGACATTATCCACAGCTATAAGGTGGATCTATATAAAACAGCATATGCTTATCTGAAAAATGAAGATCAAGCATTGGAAGCGATACAGGAGGTAACCTTTCGTGCATATCAGGAAATTGGTAAGCTAAGAGAACCAGCTTATGTAAAAACCTGGATTATTAGAATGATGATGAATTACTGTGTGGACATATTAAAGAAAAACAGACGGTTGGTTGCTAGTGATGAGTTTCTAGATTGGCAAGGAGAGCTTGATGACTACTCCTTTCTTGAGATTGAAGAAGCAATGGGGAGAATTAATGAAAATGAAAGGCAGTTACTCCTCCTGAAATATTTTCATGATCTGAAAATAAAAGACATTGCTTTAATGCTGCAAGTACCTGAAGGAACAGTAAAAACACGGTTATATAAATCGTTAAAATCATTAAGAAGTCAAATAGAAGTGAAGGGAGAGTGGAAAAGTGTTTAA
- the ade gene encoding adenine deaminase, with the protein MYKKEWIEFYISAAGKEILPDCVIKNGRIVDVFNGEIIENDVAIHNGVIVGIGEYEGKEVIDAKGQYICPGLIDAHVHIESSLVSPSQFAQVVLPHGVTSVITDPHEIANVVGEEGIRYMIEDSEDVPLDIFFMLPSSVPATAFENNGATLTAENLSPFLSHKRVLGIAEVMDFSAVKTRDAEMMRKLKLPGLIDGHGAGLVTDGINIYRAAGIRTDHEATTVEEAKERLQRGMFLLIREGTVAKDLKALLPAVTRYNMSRCMFCTDDKHLDDLLKEGSIDHNVRLAIQEGIDPIMAISMGSLNPALCYGLHTKGAIAPGYEADFFMTDSLQDLHITSVYKAGNQVASNGEFIGSMPHISFPVADSLQKTVHIEEVTEKHLELKLTTKQAHVIEIIPNSLITKKIIEEFPEQSSVFEPSLERDLLKMAVIERHHYTGNIGLGIVKGLQLKEGAIATTIAHDSHNLVVAGTNDADMILAINTLKRMQGGIVYVAKGKIQASLALSIGGLFSNRPFQEVNEELVKVKDVLKKLGFSPDFNPFLTLSFLTLPVIPELKLTDKGLFDMITFSHIPVYV; encoded by the coding sequence TTGTATAAAAAAGAATGGATTGAATTTTATATTTCTGCTGCAGGTAAGGAAATACTTCCTGATTGTGTGATAAAAAATGGGAGAATTGTTGATGTATTTAATGGAGAAATCATTGAGAATGATGTAGCTATTCATAATGGAGTAATAGTAGGAATTGGAGAATATGAAGGGAAAGAAGTGATTGATGCAAAGGGGCAATACATTTGCCCAGGCTTAATTGATGCACACGTACACATTGAGTCATCACTTGTTTCACCTTCACAATTTGCTCAAGTGGTTCTCCCTCATGGAGTGACAAGTGTTATTACAGATCCGCATGAAATTGCCAATGTGGTTGGAGAAGAAGGTATTCGCTATATGATTGAGGACTCAGAGGATGTACCACTAGATATTTTCTTTATGCTCCCCTCTAGTGTTCCAGCTACAGCATTTGAAAACAACGGAGCGACATTAACAGCTGAGAATTTAAGCCCTTTTTTATCTCATAAAAGAGTGCTTGGTATAGCAGAGGTTATGGATTTTTCGGCTGTGAAAACGAGAGATGCAGAGATGATGAGGAAATTAAAGCTACCAGGATTAATTGATGGGCATGGAGCAGGACTTGTCACGGATGGTATTAATATTTATCGTGCCGCTGGAATTAGAACAGATCATGAAGCAACAACTGTAGAGGAAGCAAAGGAACGATTACAGCGAGGGATGTTTTTGCTTATTCGTGAAGGTACCGTAGCGAAGGATTTAAAAGCGCTTCTTCCAGCTGTAACGAGGTACAATATGTCTCGATGTATGTTTTGTACTGATGATAAGCATTTAGATGACTTGCTAAAAGAAGGTAGCATTGATCACAATGTTCGACTTGCCATTCAAGAGGGGATAGATCCAATCATGGCCATCTCGATGGGCTCATTAAATCCTGCTCTATGCTATGGGTTACATACTAAAGGTGCAATAGCTCCGGGGTATGAGGCTGATTTCTTTATGACTGATAGCTTACAAGATTTACATATTACTTCTGTCTATAAGGCGGGGAACCAAGTTGCTTCCAATGGAGAGTTTATAGGATCCATGCCTCATATAAGCTTCCCTGTGGCTGATAGTCTACAAAAAACAGTTCATATTGAAGAAGTAACAGAAAAACATTTAGAATTGAAGCTTACAACAAAACAAGCACATGTTATCGAAATTATTCCAAACAGCTTAATAACAAAAAAAATTATTGAAGAGTTCCCAGAACAGTCATCCGTATTTGAACCAAGCCTAGAGAGGGATTTATTAAAAATGGCCGTTATCGAACGACATCATTACACAGGAAATATCGGTTTAGGAATTGTGAAAGGTCTTCAATTGAAGGAAGGTGCCATTGCTACAACTATTGCTCATGATTCACATAATCTAGTTGTAGCAGGTACGAATGATGCGGATATGATACTAGCTATCAATACTCTAAAACGTATGCAGGGTGGTATTGTATACGTAGCTAAAGGGAAAATTCAAGCTTCCCTTGCATTATCAATTGGAGGACTATTTTCTAATCGACCTTTTCAAGAAGTCAATGAGGAGCTAGTAAAGGTGAAGGATGTGTTAAAAAAATTAGGCTTTTCGCCTGATTTTAACCCATTTTTAACCCTGTCGTTTTTAACATTACCGGTCATCCCAGAATTAAAGCTAACGGATAAGGGATTATTTGATATGATAACTTTCTCACACATACCAGTATATGTATAA
- a CDS encoding glycosyltransferase family 2 protein → MFTYMTNDSFKTRNTQTSKEIDISIIIPSHNKFPLNMFTLYSLEKQHFDLSKVEVFLLDDASTDQTPTLLNNYHPAFHFYYIRCEKNIGRAKIRNLGIQHAIGKIIIFLDAEMYVKPTFIRNHFFYHQHKDNLIVTGAMRCKALYSCIYPSFQPEQLHDIKEIIKEDSELSLRFSQWLNTLTEAYPLLTFQDFDNGDFEIVSFEKSSWFTLIPEQYGPELEGFSFPWMAFLTGNVSLRKNLLDKVGGFDEEFVLYGYEDWELGYRLFHSGAVYIASDKVSSFHQEHPISSDKWHEAIENYYLFLTKHPDIDVLFLGIELSQLASLIEMNDILIEYRSLLENHLEEYLVFNTLFIQILVTIVLLLKIDCMHINILGAAGFTEKQRNDLIQELSKLKKLNSYNKLAAFIGKIISS, encoded by the coding sequence ATGTTCACGTACATGACTAATGATTCTTTTAAAACAAGAAACACTCAGACTTCCAAAGAGATTGACATAAGTATTATTATTCCATCCCACAATAAATTCCCTTTAAATATGTTTACTCTCTATTCTCTTGAAAAACAACACTTTGACCTTTCAAAAGTAGAAGTTTTTTTATTAGACGATGCATCCACAGATCAAACACCTACACTACTAAATAACTATCATCCTGCCTTCCACTTTTACTATATTCGGTGTGAGAAAAATATCGGTCGCGCTAAGATACGAAATCTAGGTATCCAACATGCTATAGGGAAAATCATTATTTTTCTTGATGCTGAGATGTATGTAAAACCAACTTTTATTCGTAATCATTTTTTCTATCATCAACATAAAGACAATTTAATAGTTACCGGAGCTATGCGCTGTAAAGCATTATATTCATGTATATATCCAAGTTTTCAACCAGAACAACTTCATGATATCAAGGAGATCATCAAGGAAGATTCAGAACTTTCATTACGTTTTTCACAATGGCTTAACACATTAACAGAAGCATATCCTTTACTTACATTTCAAGACTTTGATAATGGAGATTTCGAAATAGTAAGCTTTGAAAAATCATCATGGTTTACCCTCATTCCAGAGCAATACGGTCCTGAATTAGAAGGATTCTCCTTCCCTTGGATGGCTTTTTTAACTGGGAATGTCTCATTGAGGAAGAATCTTTTAGATAAAGTTGGTGGATTTGACGAAGAGTTTGTTCTTTACGGTTATGAGGATTGGGAACTTGGCTACCGCTTATTTCATTCGGGTGCGGTCTATATAGCAAGCGACAAGGTAAGTAGCTTTCATCAAGAACATCCTATCAGTTCAGATAAGTGGCATGAAGCAATCGAAAATTATTATCTTTTCCTAACAAAACATCCGGATATTGATGTGCTTTTTTTAGGAATTGAGCTAAGTCAACTTGCAAGTTTAATTGAAATGAACGATATACTCATTGAATATCGATCTTTGCTGGAAAACCATTTAGAGGAATACTTAGTGTTTAATACACTATTCATCCAAATTCTTGTAACGATTGTTTTATTGTTAAAAATAGACTGTATGCATATCAATATTTTAGGTGCAGCGGGATTTACTGAAAAACAGAGGAATGATCTGATACAAGAGCTGAGTAAACTGAAAAAGTTAAATAGTTACAACAAGTTAGCTGCATTCATTGGAAAAATCATTTCCAGTTAA
- a CDS encoding glycosyltransferase, whose translation MKVSIITSTIREKFLENIFNNYDQQLWNEKELIIILNKDKMNLRLWQEKAEKYPNVRVFQLHEGATLGDCLNFGILKAQYDYIAKFDDDDYYGPKYLSNSMEAFKNKEISILGKSSYYVYFSNQKALMRIQNKENTFDDSVSGATLIFRKEVFNNVQFQKRTRAEDYYFIVDCKKKGYKIFTTFKDDFVAIRYDRENHTWQITDEDFLTWGEVVTYTDDFKSFLPHLT comes from the coding sequence ATGAAAGTATCCATTATCACCAGTACCATCCGGGAGAAATTCTTGGAAAATATTTTTAATAATTATGACCAACAGCTATGGAATGAAAAAGAACTAATTATTATCCTAAATAAAGATAAGATGAACCTTAGACTATGGCAGGAAAAGGCAGAGAAATATCCAAATGTTCGAGTATTTCAACTCCATGAGGGAGCCACATTAGGGGATTGTCTTAATTTCGGTATATTGAAGGCTCAATATGATTATATTGCTAAATTTGATGATGATGACTATTACGGACCGAAGTATCTTTCAAATTCCATGGAAGCATTTAAAAATAAAGAGATCTCCATTCTTGGTAAAAGTTCTTATTACGTATATTTTTCAAATCAGAAAGCACTAATGCGTATTCAAAACAAAGAAAATACGTTTGATGATTCTGTTTCAGGAGCTACTCTTATTTTTAGAAAAGAAGTATTCAACAACGTTCAATTCCAAAAAAGAACAAGAGCAGAAGACTACTATTTTATTGTAGACTGCAAAAAGAAAGGTTATAAAATATTCACAACATTTAAAGATGATTTTGTTGCCATACGATATGATAGAGAAAATCACACATGGCAAATCACTGACGAGGATTTTCTCACATGGGGGGAGGTCGTTACTTATACAGATGATTTCAAGTCTTTTCTTCCCCATCTTACTTAA
- a CDS encoding PRC-barrel domain-containing protein: MKKAKELLHLPVICIANGKQLGIIKDLLINPDESSVNYLIIGQDDWQVQFKALSYDEITGVGEFAVMVENQASILGLDDIPYLNKMVSLIGSQVITTGGEHSGTISDYFFNLEDGKLESLLIQSANNKLLLPIENVLFLGKERVITNNSLAQMETELEAEEQVEEITGNKNPKKEALKNLLNDLIQNELPKLGRVNNDTEQTSTNESED, encoded by the coding sequence ATGAAAAAGGCTAAAGAATTGTTACATTTACCGGTTATATGTATAGCTAACGGAAAACAACTGGGGATTATTAAAGACTTGTTAATTAATCCTGACGAAAGTTCGGTTAATTATTTAATTATCGGGCAGGACGATTGGCAAGTTCAATTTAAAGCATTGTCGTATGATGAGATTACCGGAGTGGGTGAATTCGCCGTTATGGTTGAAAACCAAGCTTCGATTCTAGGATTAGACGATATTCCTTATTTAAATAAAATGGTTTCTTTAATTGGTTCACAGGTAATCACAACAGGTGGGGAGCATTCGGGTACCATTTCTGATTATTTTTTTAATTTAGAGGACGGAAAGCTAGAAAGCTTACTTATTCAATCAGCAAACAATAAACTCTTGTTGCCAATTGAAAATGTGTTATTCCTTGGTAAAGAACGTGTTATCACAAATAATTCTTTGGCACAAATGGAAACAGAGTTAGAGGCAGAGGAACAAGTTGAAGAGATTACAGGAAATAAAAATCCTAAAAAAGAAGCGTTAAAAAATTTATTAAATGATCTAATTCAGAATGAACTTCCAAAGTTAGGGAGAGTAAATAATGATACGGAACAAACCTCCACTAATGAATCAGAGGATTAA
- a CDS encoding STAS domain-containing protein, with translation MNMEANKRLYQYMFNQTWELTEEWYNSLDKSDPTGIYSTNDPKVIQYLKEENHEFHKRFCLLFLENDRDALENFQDWITGIAKDDNHLKTPIHYIFREFFRTQEQYLIHFQRFVTEFGEEFSEEIINDWRNLIIHAFSLVMTKFSEEHDKYSQMRLIAQQEMIKELSSPVISLNKSTAVLPLVGDIDTDRARYIMENTLSQCAKKNIEHLFIDLSGVVMIDTMVAQQIFQIIESLGLLGVQTTLSGIRPEIAQTAIQLGISFEKVSITSTLEKAIENAN, from the coding sequence ATGAACATGGAAGCGAATAAACGATTATATCAGTATATGTTTAATCAGACATGGGAATTAACGGAAGAATGGTATAACTCTTTGGATAAAAGCGACCCAACAGGCATATATTCAACGAACGATCCTAAGGTTATTCAATATCTTAAAGAAGAAAATCATGAGTTTCATAAGCGCTTTTGCTTGCTGTTTTTAGAAAATGATCGAGATGCGCTTGAGAATTTTCAAGATTGGATTACAGGAATTGCAAAGGATGACAATCATCTAAAAACACCAATTCATTACATATTCCGTGAATTTTTCAGAACACAGGAGCAATATTTAATCCATTTTCAACGTTTTGTTACAGAATTTGGAGAAGAATTCTCTGAAGAAATAATTAATGATTGGAGAAACTTAATCATCCATGCATTTTCTCTTGTGATGACAAAGTTCTCCGAAGAGCATGATAAATATTCACAAATGAGACTTATAGCGCAACAGGAAATGATAAAGGAGTTGAGTTCTCCAGTTATTTCATTAAATAAAAGTACGGCTGTGTTGCCGTTAGTTGGTGACATTGATACGGATCGTGCTAGATATATTATGGAGAACACACTTTCTCAATGTGCTAAGAAGAATATTGAACACCTATTTATCGATCTTTCTGGTGTGGTGATGATTGACACGATGGTTGCTCAACAAATTTTTCAAATTATTGAAAGCTTAGGCTTACTGGGTGTGCAAACGACTTTATCAGGTATTCGCCCTGAAATCGCACAAACAGCCATTCAACTTGGCATTTCGTTTGAAAAAGTATCTATTACATCTACATTAGAAAAAGCAATTGAAAATGCGAACTAA
- a CDS encoding NADPH:quinone oxidoreductase family protein, which produces MNEQFRALVVNKTDNDFQVGIKEVSFNDLPEGDVTIKVHYSSVNYKDGLASIPNGQVVRTYPFIPGIDLAGEVVESKDSRYEKGDQVIVTSYELGVSHFGGYSEFARVPGDWVVPLPDGLTLKEAMIIGTAGFTAALSIHQLEKNGLAPSNGSVLVTGATGGVGSFAVSMLAKRDYHVVASTGKKSEHEYLKKLGAKEILSREEVLPEKKGPIGQQRWAGAVDPVGGEQLASILTNIQYGGSVAVSGLTGGSEVPTTVIPFILRSVNLLGIDSVYCPRELRIELWNRLATDLKPNSIQEIGNEVTLEELPQVLPTILQGMVRGRTVVKVSQ; this is translated from the coding sequence ATGAATGAACAGTTCCGTGCTTTAGTAGTTAACAAAACAGATAATGATTTTCAAGTAGGAATAAAAGAGGTTTCCTTTAACGATTTACCTGAGGGTGATGTGACGATAAAAGTACATTATTCGAGTGTGAATTACAAGGATGGACTTGCAAGTATTCCGAATGGACAGGTTGTACGAACATATCCTTTTATACCTGGTATTGATTTAGCAGGAGAGGTCGTTGAGTCTAAAGATTCAAGGTATGAAAAAGGAGATCAAGTGATTGTGACTAGCTATGAGCTAGGTGTTTCCCACTTTGGAGGGTATAGTGAATTTGCACGTGTACCGGGGGATTGGGTAGTACCTTTACCTGATGGCTTGACTTTGAAAGAAGCGATGATTATTGGGACTGCTGGTTTTACTGCAGCTTTATCTATCCATCAGCTTGAAAAAAATGGACTAGCTCCTTCTAATGGCTCTGTGCTTGTAACAGGAGCAACAGGCGGGGTTGGTAGCTTTGCTGTTTCCATGCTGGCAAAACGTGACTATCATGTTGTGGCAAGTACTGGTAAAAAATCAGAGCATGAGTATTTGAAAAAGTTGGGCGCGAAAGAAATTCTCTCTCGTGAAGAGGTACTGCCTGAGAAGAAAGGACCGATTGGTCAACAACGTTGGGCTGGAGCAGTAGATCCAGTAGGCGGTGAACAGTTAGCATCCATTCTAACTAATATTCAATACGGAGGATCTGTAGCTGTAAGTGGCTTAACAGGTGGCTCAGAAGTACCTACGACAGTTATTCCATTCATTCTTCGTTCAGTGAATTTATTGGGGATCGATTCGGTTTACTGTCCAAGAGAGCTCAGAATAGAATTATGGAATCGTCTTGCAACAGACTTAAAACCAAATTCTATTCAGGAGATTGGAAACGAAGTCACTTTAGAGGAATTACCACAGGTACTCCCGACTATCCTACAAGGTATGGTAAGAGGGAGAACGGTTGTGAAAGTTAGCCAATAA
- a CDS encoding GGDEF domain-containing protein: MKKNHFLLTDYRTEQIFSLLRWIFLLLAFLIFNFRPIAEIAKFNVQTFNYLLIFGIIYMICSQVALAKVSHDHKIFTSIMKAGILFDYIALMWLLILSGGVTSPLFPISYLIVMHATIYWGIKGAVISCVGMILSYVGLFIVDYPLQPFSFFIFILNTMFLFIIGFFGALIVNRERYHYRLQGRYKDLMIRDYLTGLYNHRHFQDTLKQAFMNKNTTKMSVVLADIDNFKQVNDQYGHVTGDQVLMKIGEMLKKTVPPSVGDCFRYGGEEFALVFYTDDRITIMAYLDSIFKELNQLTFTDDQTTFSVTMSIGLVKGINRYESSYTVVKQADELLYKAKKNGKNQACFDCGAIIKGV, translated from the coding sequence ATGAAGAAAAATCACTTTTTGTTAACTGATTATCGTACTGAACAAATATTCTCATTGCTTAGATGGATCTTTTTATTACTAGCTTTTCTTATTTTTAATTTTCGACCTATTGCAGAAATTGCAAAATTTAACGTCCAAACCTTTAACTATTTATTGATTTTTGGCATTATCTACATGATTTGTTCACAAGTTGCTCTAGCAAAAGTGAGTCATGATCATAAAATCTTTACATCTATCATGAAGGCTGGGATTCTTTTTGATTATATCGCTTTGATGTGGCTCCTTATTCTTTCTGGTGGTGTAACTAGTCCATTATTTCCTATCTCATACTTAATTGTCATGCATGCTACGATTTATTGGGGCATAAAAGGGGCTGTTATTTCTTGTGTAGGAATGATCTTGAGTTATGTGGGTCTATTTATAGTAGACTACCCGTTACAACCGTTTTCTTTCTTCATCTTTATTCTAAATACAATGTTCCTATTTATTATTGGGTTCTTTGGTGCGTTAATTGTGAATAGAGAAAGGTATCATTATAGGTTACAAGGAAGATATAAAGACTTAATGATTCGCGACTATTTAACTGGTCTTTATAATCATCGCCACTTTCAAGATACTTTAAAACAAGCTTTCATGAATAAGAATACGACGAAGATGTCGGTTGTACTAGCAGATATCGATAATTTTAAACAGGTTAATGATCAGTATGGACATGTTACAGGTGATCAAGTATTAATGAAGATTGGAGAAATGCTGAAAAAAACAGTACCACCTTCAGTTGGTGATTGCTTTCGCTATGGGGGAGAAGAATTTGCCCTTGTTTTTTATACAGATGATAGGATCACAATAATGGCCTACCTGGATAGCATTTTTAAAGAATTAAATCAATTAACGTTTACAGATGATCAAACAACCTTTTCTGTAACAATGAGTATTGGGCTAGTTAAGGGGATTAATCGTTATGAATCTTCTTATACAGTAGTAAAGCAAGCGGATGAATTATTATATAAGGCAAAAAAGAATGGTAAAAATCAAGCATGCTTTGATTGCGGGGCCATAATAAAAGGTGTTTAA
- a CDS encoding GNAT family N-acetyltransferase, whose translation MVTIRSVTGADFNLISPLLNDWWGGRQMSDMLPRLFFIHFQETSFIAEENGEIVGFLIGFFSQSHRQEAYIHFVGVNPLVRKKNIGRTLYHCFFEKGKEKGITTVRAITSPVNKSSIAFHKKMGFDMARGDKVVDGVFVFSHYDGLSQDRVLFAKKI comes from the coding sequence ATGGTAACCATTCGATCGGTAACCGGAGCTGACTTTAACCTCATATCACCTTTATTGAATGATTGGTGGGGAGGAAGGCAGATGTCTGATATGCTACCAAGATTATTTTTTATACATTTTCAAGAAACAAGTTTTATTGCAGAGGAGAATGGGGAAATCGTAGGATTCTTAATTGGGTTCTTTTCTCAAAGTCATAGGCAGGAAGCGTATATTCATTTTGTAGGTGTAAATCCTCTAGTGCGAAAAAAGAATATTGGACGGACTCTTTATCATTGTTTTTTTGAGAAAGGAAAGGAAAAAGGGATTACTACGGTTCGTGCGATTACATCTCCTGTTAATAAATCGTCGATAGCTTTTCATAAGAAAATGGGATTTGATATGGCTAGAGGGGACAAGGTTGTTGATGGAGTATTTGTATTTTCGCATTATGATGGGTTGAGTCAAGATAGAGTCTTGTTTGCGAAAAAAATATAA
- a CDS encoding GNAT family N-acetyltransferase, giving the protein MNIREINPSDTRAFTTLLKEVDESSAYMLWEPGERNLDEALHLKRIKEMNTIDQSIIFVAELQNELIGYLLAIGGNAKRNRHSAYLVIGIKENYRGKGIGTQLLKNVEIWARNNQMTRLELTVVTKNEVALTLYKKHGFKIEGTKRNSLYISGHHYDEYYMGKLL; this is encoded by the coding sequence GTGAATATAAGAGAAATCAATCCTTCAGATACAAGGGCATTTACAACATTACTTAAAGAGGTAGATGAGAGCTCAGCCTATATGCTTTGGGAACCCGGTGAGAGAAATCTTGATGAAGCGCTTCATTTGAAGAGAATAAAAGAAATGAATACTATAGACCAATCTATTATTTTCGTTGCGGAGCTACAAAATGAGCTAATTGGGTATTTACTTGCCATTGGAGGAAATGCTAAGCGAAACAGACATTCCGCTTATCTAGTAATAGGTATAAAGGAGAATTATAGAGGTAAAGGTATCGGAACACAATTATTAAAAAATGTAGAAATCTGGGCGAGAAACAATCAAATGACACGTCTTGAACTAACGGTTGTGACAAAAAATGAAGTAGCCTTAACACTTTATAAGAAACATGGCTTTAAAATAGAAGGAACAAAACGGAATTCTCTCTACATATCAGGGCATCATTATGATGAATATTATATGGGGAAATTATTATGA
- a CDS encoding VOC family protein: protein MNRVNIITLGVEDLQKSFHFYRDGLGFKTSIRESNPSIVFFQNAGTRLALYPIEHLSKDSHAKQPPKRSGFPGFTLAYNATSAQEVDEVLNKAEKTGGIIQKSPHSTFWGGYSGYFSDPDGYYWEVAYSEGWRFDHNEMLIIE, encoded by the coding sequence ATGAACAGAGTGAATATTATAACGTTAGGAGTAGAAGATCTCCAGAAATCTTTTCATTTTTATCGAGATGGTCTTGGCTTTAAAACGAGTATACGAGAAAGTAATCCTAGTATTGTGTTTTTTCAGAATGCTGGAACGAGGCTAGCTCTATATCCGATAGAGCACTTATCAAAAGATAGTCATGCTAAACAACCTCCTAAGAGAAGTGGATTTCCAGGTTTTACTCTAGCATATAATGCTACGTCTGCTCAGGAAGTGGATGAGGTATTGAACAAGGCTGAAAAAACGGGCGGGATCATTCAAAAATCTCCACACTCTACTTTTTGGGGTGGATATAGTGGTTACTTCTCAGACCCTGACGGCTACTATTGGGAAGTAGCATATTCAGAAGGCTGGCGTTTTGACCACAATGAAATGCTCATTATCGAGTGA